The nucleotide sequence TGCTCTCGCAGTTGTTTTTGCAGGGACAGCAAACGGTCTTCAAGTTCAACGTTTTGATGGTTAATTCGTTCCAGCTCACTTCGGGAAGATTGCAGGCGTTTTTCAGCATTGCCCAGACTGGCATCAAAGTCATCAACCAGTGCCCGGGCCTGAAGAACTTCCTGGTGGCTCCCCTCAAGAACCCGGTTCATTAATGAGTCCAGCGGCGAGTCTGACGCCAAAGCCTGAACGGTTGCGGTCAGCCACAAGAGGGTTGCGACCAGGAGCTTTTGCATAGTTTGTTGGTAAGGCATGATCAGCGGGCTCCTGAGTCAGGTAGAGTCATCAGCGCAGGAATGGATTCCCCTGTGGCAGTGGCAACCGCCTTTTCAAGGCTTTCCGTCCAGTGGCTATCCAGGGCTTGCCAGCCTTTTTCGGGCAGCCAGCGGAATGATTCTCCATCCTGGGTGAGGTAGTAAAAGCCCAGTCGTCCGACTCTCAGAAACGTTACCAGCTGCTGGTTTTCCAGTTGTCCCTGATAACTGCTGACACTGTAGCCATAGCTCAGTTCCACCTGATAGGCATCGAGCAGGCGGGTCATTTTCTCAGCGAGGGAAAGCGTTGGATTCGACAGAGTCACCTTCAGTTGTTGCAGTCGCAAGGCTCGCTCTTCGATGAGGAATGGGGAGTCGGCGTAAATCAGTTGTTCAAGGGTAACAAACATTTCATCCATTAATGGTGCCAGGTGAGTTCGCGTCTGGCGCAGGGTGCCGCGTTGCTTATTGAGAGTG is from Endozoicomonas gorgoniicola and encodes:
- a CDS encoding DUF3450 domain-containing protein translates to MSKPHYKKRTHFMSVCNRRTHKPVFILYFLLFIPFAAQSVSLKDINKADQGGLNASKSAQMSIAAIDEQIQQKQAEYTQINRETRIAKKYQQQLESQISQLEQALATLNKQRGTLRQTRTHLAPLMDEMFVTLEQLIYADSPFLIEERALRLQQLKVTLSNPTLSLAEKMTRLLDAYQVELSYGYSVSSYQGQLENQQLVTFLRVGRLGFYYLTQDGESFRWLPEKGWQALDSHWTESLEKAVATATGESIPALMTLPDSGAR